ACGTGATTCGAAAATGCGTAACGGTACTGCGAAAGAGTCCGTCAAGTTTTTTTCCCAAGGAACCTTCAAGCGGaattaaaatggaaaatacCGTAGCCGCGTAGCATATTTGAGGTGCCTTTTTCAAGTCCAAGTTTCACGAAGGGAGGAATAGAGGGAGATGGTTTTAAAACAGAGCAGGTATGTAAGCGATTGTCTCCAGATCTCTCGGGGACGATATTTTTCTGACGTATATTAGCGAAGCGTCGACGTCGTCGCCCCTTGAACGAGGGTCGAAGGCGTACCGgcggaaaaagaagaataagaagaagtagaagcaAAGGCAGCGGGAAGAAAAAAGTGTCGggataaaagaaagaaactctCAGGCGTTAAAACCTCCCTCTTAAAAATCCACCCGCGCCGTGCTCGTATCCCGTGGGTGTTGAACCTGGTCACCTCGACATCGGTCGTAAAAGATCTCGAGTAGTGACGTATATGATAGTCCTGCGACAAAGTGGATGATAGGAAACGGACGGGGGTCACTATCCCGACACCGTTAGGCCAGACTCGAGGTAGGAGCCGAACCCTATTTCCGGCAAACCCTCCGTATCTGGGTACCAAGATCCTGTTTATTCGAACATCTGCATAGGTCGGTTTACGTCAATTTTATACCGTGATAAAAAACACTCAACGGTATTCCGATAGTCGAAATAACCGCGGATAAAGTCTCATCCTCGCAAACGTGGTATACGTACGGACCTGGAAAGATACTGGAATTCGAATAGCTCTGCGATgtgttttgaataaataaccGCACGAGCTGCATTAGCACGGAAATGAAATATATGGAGGCCGGGATAAGACTGTGTAGCTAATAAAGATACCGCTGGTTAAAGGGAacgttatttcaatattttatcagCCCCCGCCGCTCCTTTCATGTTCGGAGGGAGGCCTAATATAGCCTCTGCGATGCTGGTGTGTTCCTGGAGGGAGACGGGAAAAGGGGTTGAGGGTGCGAAACCTCTCGAAATCGGCGGGGGTCTCGATCTAAtgaatggaagaaaaagtTGCCCGCCCTTGTCTTAGCACCCCCTGGAGTGAAGAGGACCAGGAGTGCGAGTCGAGGGTTCGGACGAGTGCCAATACTTGTTCGACAAATTTAAATAGCCCCGAAAAAGCCAATCGGATAGAATCGAGGCGTGCGATCCCAGGAGAGAGCTCAAACGTTCGAGCCGGAAATTCCGTCGAGGAGTCGAAGATTCAGCGTCGGGTCAGATGATCTTCGAGTGATCTTCGCATGGCGGATTTTACCAAGGCTTTCAATTTCTTCGAATCATCGATCAGGCGTCGTGTGTTTTTATTTCCAGTAACCGACAGCGAGAACACGATGCCGCGGCACTTATCTCCTGACGTCATATCCGCCCTCCAGGGAGTCCGATTCATCGCGCAGCACATAAAAGACGCTGACAAGGACAACGAGGTGAGCACGCAATTCGAAGGTATTTCGCGTTCGCGCCCGACTGACAAAAAACTGAATTCTACCGTGTGGTCAAatggggatgaaaaaaattcccgttcaaactttggggtGCTGGCCAATGCTGAGGAGGGGGTCGacattaattattaaaatgttCAACGACGCGTTCGCAGGGTCGTTCAAGTTTTCGGCTTCTAACCCTCATTATAAATTGCCTGTCAGTTACATTCGGAACTTTTCTCTTGCGCTGTTTACTCGCCGGGTTATTAAATCGTGTTAAACCTAATAGCTAGGCTATCACTTTAGCCAACAACTCATTTCCTCCGTACGTAACGTCGTTTATGTACTGACTGTTGAGTCCCGTGTAACACGCAGTTCCCCGCTTTCAGAATCGATTACCGATTCAACGAAACTGATCGCGATTTTGCAAAACAAATTGTAGGTACCCTCTTTTTTCcctttcgttgaaaaaactgccCAATTTTTAGTAAAGACACTGATAATAAATTAGGAATATTTGAATTACTTTTTGCAATCGTTTGAATTCGAAAACGAAACCCTGATAAGTTTCATATTTATAGTGTCACGGAATGAAAATGTATGTTTTTAGGTGATCGAGGACTGGAAGTTTGTTGCTATGGTTTTGGACAGATTCTTCCTCTGGGTTTTTACTCTGGCCTGTATCGGCGGGACCATGGGTATAATTTTCCAGGCGCCCAGCCTCTACGATACGCGGAAACCAGTCGACCAATTACTTTCCGGGATTCCACTGCGTAAAGGGAATTTCGTACTTCCGCCCGAAGTCTTCTTGCCTgacgaataattaattttacccGTAATGTAATCAACGAATATCACTGTATTCTTAAGAACTGCAACGAAATCGatgccaataaaaaaaaaaaaaaattaagaagaaaaCTAATCTcggatttttttccttctcacTCAAGCTCCAAACGCGTTTATGATGTTATACCAAACGAATTTcggtgtaattttttaattgactCATCAATTATTCGATTATCTGTAGATTTAATTCCACTGAAAACCGATTAGTTTTTCAATCACGCTTAATCTTATTATTGATTATCGAATACTTTCGATGAACGAATTTCAACCTGCGTGTTAGGACATGTATATAAGCACATTTAACAAAGTTTaagagatatatatataaacagaGAATAAGTTAAAGATCGAAAACTCGAGGTATTTACGAAAGCTAATTACGAACAATGTTTATTCATTCTTAGACGATatcattttaataacaataattacatgttaaataaattatagttTTAGAATGAATTCTTAACGAAGTAGGTATACGCTTAAATAGAAAAGATTTGATTGATCATTTGTTAGACTGTAATATTTATCGTTACAATTTTCCGTTCGCATTCTTACCATCGCTCGTCCTGCGATTCTGCAGGTACAAGATTTACAACTACGCTAATTGAGCCCCGTCCATAAGTCATTTTATATCATCGAAGAGTACATGTGTAGGGGATAGTCGATTGAATACCTTCTTGCGTTACACGCGaagaaatagttttttttttttaattaataatacttTTATAGTAATTGGCACCGTTTCATTCTgacgttcgatttttttcatacaaccATATCGTTGAATAGtgaatatatattcaaaatttgtaaaccCGTACATAATTCTACCGTCGATTTATCACCGTCAATGTTAAGGCTCGATAAACGTTCTTTATATACTGATGTGTCTGGGTCATTTTTCACGCACAGACCAAATGAAGAGCTCATGATTCGATGGCACAAATTCTCCATTGATCGACTTTCATCATATCCGCACATTGCAGTGAGCAATTGTGTAGTTCAACctattaccaaaaaaaaatcgctttttcttttttacgcCCACGCAACAAGTTAGGTACTTCACTTCCTGTTCTAGCGTCGGACATCTCAATCTCTTACTTCTTTGAGACTGGGACTGAATCAGTTTCAAGAACGACTAGATGAAGGTAATCACAAGTTTTTCTATTTAGTCAATCGATCGCtaagtcgattttttttacatcaccTTTAAAAGGATAACTTTAGCctagtgaaaaaaaactgtgctTTATTGTACCGAAGCTGGAGTTGAATAATGTAATTCTGATATGCGAAACGTATGAATGTAGTAAAAATGTTGGAAAGAAATAGCACGAAGAAATACAGAGACATCACGTTTCAACTTCTAAGAGTGATTTCATTGACTCGACAAATTATTACAGATTCGTCTGAGAATTATTGGCTCTAAattcatatattattttttttttctacgaatgGCAAACCGTAATATGGGTAGCATGATGAGgtcaaaagaaataattccAGCGTGATTGACGCGCgtttgaaaatcgcggaaGTACAGTTTTTCCGGCTAGATTGGAGCGACCTCCTGGTCCGGTGGTAGAAATTGCTGCTGAGCGACGGAGGAGAGAACCATGTCTATGGGTTTAGTGTCGTCGTACAAAGCTGGCGCCTCGCATAATATAGCAAAGGTACCAACAATGGAGGCAATGATGAATATCCAAAGAAACAGTCGGTCAAGCACCATAGCGACGAAGCCCCAATCCTGGTCTTCCTGCAATACATAATGTCACTTAAATTACTCGCGAAGGTGCCGTTAACTGCACAGAGTTCGAAGATCGGGTGTTTCTTACAGCGTTGAACTCGTCCTGCCGCTGAATGTGATGCTGTATGAACATGACGTTGTGCAGGGCCTTCTCGAGTTCGAAGGGATACTTTTTCCGCGGTGTGACATCGCTCATGCTCTCGTCCAGACCGGACATGACCGAGGGCAGCCCGTTGTAGCCGCCGATGGCACCGCCGAAGGCACCGACCAGACCGGAGAATCTGTTGTGCGCCGTTGTGGTGTGGAGCCCGTTGCACcctgtttgaaaatcgattctcAAAGACATCCCATGGGTATTCTCGCGGGTTATGGAAATGGGCGCCCAGACGTTTCGAATCGTTTGACAACTCTGACAACTATCAAGATTGTCATCATCCTCGAGTTCTGTTTTAACTTTGTGACAGACTAAGGTCCGTGCAACCTGTCGAGGGACCAAAGTCGGGGAGAGGAGATCCATTTGTTACGAGAAGACAAGAAGTGATATCTTACCGAAGCTAACTTGACAAGGTCCCCGCAGAACCCTACGTTCCGCttatattataagtatatatctgtataatacgcataaatatgtatacgtgtgtgacgtgtgtatgtgtatatgtgtatatcgtggaagaatatacatatatacaaagcTCCGAGTGTTCAACGCGGAGCTAATCTTGATACGGTGCTCATTTTCATGATTGATGCGCACGACAGGCAGACAGGGGGAACCAGAGAGACAGTGAACTTCCTTATGAAGTCACATCAGGACTACGCACGTTGTTTAACGGCAAGCAAAGTTTTGGTTAACTTTACGAGCTAAGTTCCGGCATTATCTAGTTGTTAAAGCGGTGTTTAGAATTTCATTCGGGCAATTGCTCGGTGGATTAGTTTCCCCAAACAGTCTGTCGTCTATCGTGCCCTTTGAAGAATGATCGGACAATCTCCTTGTACCGTTAATCTTCCATGGTACGTAACATTTTGCCGAGTGATCCTGACTTGCCGATTGGGGAAGACGAAACTTCGGAACAACAACAACCGTGTAACGGAACTGCGCGGTATACATCGAtggaaaatatcaaaattaacAGGTTTTTCGTATCACTCACCGCCCGGTCGTTGATGACGCATCGAGTCCGGAGAAGAGACTCTGGAAGATGCTTGGGCAGCGGCAGCAACAGCGGcgttgaatttgttcttcttGCTGCTCCGACCGCGGCCTTGTATCTTGTGGGCAGCAAGGTCGTTCAGAAGATCGTCGGGCACCCTCATGAGCAGCAGCTTCGGTAATCTCCGTATAAAAACCTTTCTCACCCAAGGCGCCATCTTGTGAGTACTCGGTTTACGGTAGTGAACGTTCAGTATTATAATCGTTATGACAACGGAGAGTCCGACGAGTAGCATGGTGAACAAGAGGTACTTCCCGAGGAGCGGTAGGGCGAGGGACGTGGAAGGTATGATCTCGGATATCAGGAGAAAGAACATCGTCTGGGACAGAAGTATACTGATGCACAGTGCTATTTTTTCACCCGAATCGGCGGGCAGGTAGAACACGAGGACCGAGAGGTAAGAGATGCTGACGCAGGGTACGATCAGGTTCACCGTGTAGAACAGAGTCTTGCGTCTGAGGGTGATGTTGAAAAAGATGTCTGGGTACGGCTCGTCGCAGCAGGGATAATATTTCTCGTGACGCTCCGCCGGCACCCCCAGGATGTCCCACTCGACGCTCGGATAGTACTCCCGTAAGTCGATACCCACCTGGACGTTGTTGCTCATATTTTGATTAATGTGTTTCAGATCGATCTGCGGCATGTCGTTAACAACGGGTATGAGCTATGAAGGTGGTGACTCGAGAGTAATTGGTTCGAGCCAGCCGCGAAGCCGCGTATCGTAGAATTCTTACCTGGAATCCGTCGTAGGTCCAGGAACCGAACTTCATGAAGCAAGTTTGCTGGTCGAACGGGAAATATCTGACGTCAATTTCGCACGAGGATTTGAATATCGCCGGTGGGGTCCACAGCACTTTGCCGGTGTGATGAAGCACCG
This genomic stretch from Neodiprion pinetum isolate iyNeoPine1 chromosome 6, iyNeoPine1.2, whole genome shotgun sequence harbors:
- the nAChRalpha2 gene encoding nicotinic acetylcholine receptor alpha2 isoform X2, translated to MLRLSMLLLLTVGACWCNPDAKRLYDDLLSNYNRLIRPVTNNTDTVVVKLGLRLSQLIDLNLKDQILTTNVWLEHEWQDHKFQWDPSEYGGVTELYVPSEHIWLPDIVLYNNADGEYGVTTMTKAVLHHTGKVLWTPPAIFKSSCEIDVRYFPFDQQTCFMKFGSWTYDGFQIDLKHINQNMSNNVQVGIDLREYYPSVEWDILGVPAERHEKYYPCCDEPYPDIFFNITLRRKTLFYTVNLIVPCVSISYLSVLVFYLPADSGEKIALCISILLSQTMFFLLISEIIPSTSLALPLLGKYLLFTMLLVGLSVVITIIILNVHYRKPSTHKMAPWVRKVFIRRLPKLLLMRVPDDLLNDLAAHKIQGRGRSSKKNKFNAAVAAAAQASSRVSSPDSMRHQRPGGCNGLHTTTAHNRFSGLVGAFGGAIGGYNGLPSVMSGLDESMSDVTPRKKYPFELEKALHNVMFIQHHIQRQDEFNAEDQDWGFVAMVLDRLFLWIFIIASIVGTFAILCEAPALYDDTKPIDMVLSSVAQQQFLPPDQEVAPI
- the nAChRalpha2 gene encoding nicotinic acetylcholine receptor alpha2 isoform X1 — its product is MLRLSMLLLLTVGACWCNPDAKRLYDDLLSNYNRLIRPVTNNTDTVVVKLGLRLSQLIDLNLKDQILTTNVWLEHEWQDHKFQWDPSEYGGVTELYVPSEHIWLPDIVLYNNPDQLPTLNDARYRHPFFSADGEYGVTTMTKAVLHHTGKVLWTPPAIFKSSCEIDVRYFPFDQQTCFMKFGSWTYDGFQIDLKHINQNMSNNVQVGIDLREYYPSVEWDILGVPAERHEKYYPCCDEPYPDIFFNITLRRKTLFYTVNLIVPCVSISYLSVLVFYLPADSGEKIALCISILLSQTMFFLLISEIIPSTSLALPLLGKYLLFTMLLVGLSVVITIIILNVHYRKPSTHKMAPWVRKVFIRRLPKLLLMRVPDDLLNDLAAHKIQGRGRSSKKNKFNAAVAAAAQASSRVSSPDSMRHQRPGGCNGLHTTTAHNRFSGLVGAFGGAIGGYNGLPSVMSGLDESMSDVTPRKKYPFELEKALHNVMFIQHHIQRQDEFNAEDQDWGFVAMVLDRLFLWIFIIASIVGTFAILCEAPALYDDTKPIDMVLSSVAQQQFLPPDQEVAPI